The sequence AGGGCCTGGAGCTGGAGCTGGAGCTGGATGCTGCGCTGGTGTGTCGCTGACGGGGATGTTCACCCCCCCTCAGCCCCCGGCCTCATGCCCCCGTGGAGGGCCGCTTGTTGGGGTGATGACTGCGGAGTGCCCTGCTCAGCGTCCTGCCGAGGCGCAATCGGTTGTAGCGCTGCAGCAGAAGGCAGGGCAGGTTGAACAGGGTCGCGAAGATCAGGTTGATCAGCACCCCAGACGGAGGCAGCCAGAGGGTCGTGACCATCCAGGCGGGCCAGAGCACCCAGTGCACCAGCTCCGCCCGACGGGTCTCCAGGCTCAGCCGTTGCAGGGCCCGCGGGTCCCGACGGGCCAGGCTCCCCTTGCGGATGCCTCCAGGTAGGGCGTTGCCGGCATCGGGAATCCAGGGCTTCCAGATCCGAATCCCCAGCCATCGCTCGTAGAACCGCAGCGGTGCAGCACCCGGGTGGTCAGCTCGGCAGGGATCACGCCCGCCGAGCAGCCGATCCGGAAGTTGGTTGGCGAGGGCCCCGATCAGCAGCGACCAGAACAGCCACAGGATCGCCGTAGCGGCCACCGCACCCCAGCCACTGAATGGGGCCATTAACGGGTGCTGAACAGGCGCCCCTTCCAGAGCACCTCGCCACTTTCCAGCTTGAAAATCGCCTGCAGAAACACCCCGAGGAAGAACAGGACCGGGATCGGAAACAGCAGATTGATCCAGGTGAAGCGACCAATTGGACGGCTGATCACCAGCAGCTGGATCACATAGGCCCCGTAGACCAGCACATTGCTGAGAATGGAGTGGTCACCCACCAGTGGCCAGCCCAGCAGTGAGGCCGGCAGGCACCAGGCGGCCCAGAACAGCCCGGAGAGCCAGAGCACCACCGCCAGCATCCAGCTCCAGCGCACTTCACCGGCAGCAGTGGCGAAATTCTTGTTGAACCCCACCACCATGTCGCGCAGCCCGCCCGGGTACATGCGGTAGGCGATTTGGCCATCGCCGAGGAACGCGCTCACCGGCAGCTCGGCCCGTTCGTAGGCATGGGCGAGGTACCAGTCTTCGACCACCTTGCCGGCGACGGCCTCATGACCGCCGCTGCGGTCGTAGTCGGTGCGGCGGCTGACCATCGCCGGCCCGAAGGCCACCCCGCAGTTGGCTCCCAGGGGGACGGCCATCAGCCCTACCAGGTTGAACAACAGCGAGAGTTGCTCATACGGCTTCTCGGTGCGGTGGTAAGGCTGCACCGTCACCAGCCCACCGAGCTTCTGGTGCGCTGCCACCAGGCAGTGGAGGAAGTCAGGGGTGGGTTCCGTGTCGGCATCGAGGAACACCAACAGCTCGCCACGACTGGCCAACACGCCGTTGTGCAGCGCCCATGTCTTGCCGCACCAGCCCTGGGGCAGGTGGGGCGCACTGCACACGGTCACAGCCAGGCCGCTCCAGGGCTGAGCGGCGATAGCGGTGGTGCGATCCGTGGAGTGGTCGTCCACCACGATCACCTCCAGGGGCATGAGGCTCTGCCGGGCCAGACCACTCAGCAGATGGGGAAGTGTGGATTCCTCGTTGCGGGCGGGGATCAGCACCGACACCGAGGGCGGATCAACAGGCGAGCCGACGGGGAGAACGGGCAGACGTAGGCCCAGAACCCACCCCAGGAGCCACCGAACCACGATTGAACCGCCAACCCAGCCCATAGACAGCGCACCCGCTGTACCAACTCACCCTATGGGCAGGGGGGAGGGGGGAGGGGGGACCCCCAGGGTTCAATCACAGGCGGATCAACGCCTCGGACAGGGGACGGATGGCGGCTTGGTCTCGCAGCAACTGGGGATGGGTCGCCACAGGCAGCTGGGTCCTGGTGCCGATTGGCAGCACGGCGCGCCAGCCCGGCAGCACGGCCAGATCAATGGCAGAGTAAAAACTGTGGCAATCGACCCGTTGGAGGGTGTCCAGGTTGCCGTTCAGGGTTTTCAGCAGGCCGCTGCCCCACTTGAGATCAGCGAGTCCCTTGAAGATGCGTCCTGGCCATGGCTGTGCCGTGAGGGTCCCCTGCTGGGGGCTGCCCACGCTGATGAAGCGTCGTGTCCGCTCGTGTCCTCCCTGGAGCTGAATCCAGGTACGCGCAATCACGCCTCCGATCGAGAAACCCAGAAGGTCGATGGAGTCGTGCAGCCCCAGGTTCTCCCGGATGTGGGCTCCCAGCAGATCAGCGGCCTCTTCGATCGGCGTGAGACCCAGGCGCAGGGGCAGGGCCGGGATGAGGACGCTCTGTCGCTGCCCCCCGAGCGCCCGCTGGAGTCTGTTGAACACCGCTGGAGTGTCGAGCAGCCCGTGAACCAGAACCAGGGGTCGGTACGAAATCACAGGCTATTCAAGTTTCCTCAAGCTATGCCAAGCGGAACCCGGAGCGCGCGCCCACCGGCCCGACGGAGGGCTGCCCTGGACCAGGAGCTGCTAGGAGCTCCATCTGCTGCACCGCCCTTGATGGGCCTCACCCTGATCCTGGGCGATCAGCTGCACCGCGAGTGGTTCAGCGCCCCATCACTGCTGCTCGGTGCCGCCAGCCGGGTGCTGATGATCGAAGACCTCGCCGTGGCCTCCGCCTATCGGTACCACCAACTTCGCCTGCTCCACACCTTCGTGGCGATGCGCAGCTTCCGCGACGCCCTGATCGGGCAGGGGGTGGCCGTGCGCTACTTCGAGCTGCCGGCCTCGGCGGGCTGTTCGTTCTGGGAGCGGCTGGCGGCGGAGCTGGGCGAAGAACAGGAGCTGAGGGTGGCGGAGATCGCCGATTGGGGCTTCGAGCAGCGGCTGCAGGGCTTCTGCCGGCAGCATGAGGTGAGGCTGACGCTACTGCCCTCCCCAGCCTTCCTGGAGTCGGTGGCCGAGAGCCGCGGCTGGTTCGAAGGGCGGCGCCGCCCCTTCATGAAGACCTTCTACGAGCGGCAGCGCCGTCGCCTGGGACTGCTGCTCGAGGCCGACGGCACCCCCAGCGGCGGCCGCTGGAGCTTCGACAGCGAGAACCGCCGCCGGCTGCCGAAGAACTATCAGGAGCCACCGCTCCCCACCGTGGCGGCCAGCCCGCATGAAGCGGCGGTGCGGCAGCTGATCGCCACCCACTTCGCCACTCACCCCGGCGAGCTGGGGGAACTATGGATTCCATTCGATCACGACGGCGCCGAGGCCTGGCTGCAGCGGTTTCTGCAGGAGCGGCTCGATGCCTTCGGCCCCTACGAGGACGCCCTCAGCCAGAGCCGGGGCACCCTGCACCATTCCCTGCTCTCTCCCCTGCTCAACATCGGCCTGCTGAGCCCGGCCGGGGTGATCCAGGCCGCCCTGGCCCATGCGCACCGCCGGGATGCCGCCGGCGCGCCGGTACCGATCGCCTCGTTGGAGGGTTTCCTGCGCCAGGTGATCGGCTGGCGGGAGTTCGTGCGCGGCATCGATCGCGTCCACGGCGAGCGTCAGGCCGCCAGCAACTTCTGGAACCACCAGCGCCGGCTGGCCCCCTGCTGGAGCGATGGCAGCACCGGCCTGCCACCACTGGATGCGGCGATCGGACGGCTGAACCGCACGGGCTACAACCACCACATCGAGCGGCTGATGGTGATCAGCAACCTGATGCTCCTCTGCGAGATCCAGCCTCTGGAGGTGCACCGCTGGTTCATGGAGCGCTACCTGGATTCTTATGAGTGGGTGATGGGGCCGAACGTCTACGGCATGGGCCTGATGAGTGACGGTGGCCTGTTTGCCACCAAGCCCTACATCTGCGGCTCCAACTACATCCTCAAGATGAGCGATGTCAAACGGGGCCCCTGGTGTGACATCTGGGATGGTCTCTACTGGCGCTTCATCGAGCGCCACCGGGCCTTCTTCCAGGCCAATCCCCGCCTCTCGATGATGGTGCGCCTGCTGGATCGCATGGATCGCCAACGTCGCGATGGCCTGGCTGCTGCAGCCGAAGCCTTCCTCCGGCGCGCCACGGTGGCCCCGCCTTCAGCAGACCCCGCCCTGAGCAGACTTCCCCCTGAGATGCCTTTCTCCTGAGCTGGGTGGGTCTTGAAGAAGCTGCGCTGCGGTCTTGCCTTCCACCGGGTCAGGAACTAGATCGGATCAAGCCGCCATTGCCCGTCATGCAGATCCCGATGCCAGGCGCTGCCCGTGCCTTCATGGTGTTCGGCGTCCTTTCCGCCCTGTTGGGCGCCGCTCCGGCCCTGAAGGCCCAGGACCGGGTGCCCATTGAGGCTGTCCGCGCCATCAACACGGCCCGCACCCGCAGCGTGAAGATCAACGGAGGGCTTCAGGTCTACCGCCCGGCAAGCTGCATGTTCGCCACCGCAGCCCTCGATAATCCCTGCCTCGTGAGCAGCGACAGCGACGGTTTCGTCTTCAGCTTCATGGGCGGCCCACCGGCCTGGCAGGAGCGAGATCTTGCCCCCAGCCTGGAAACGGAGATTCGTATCTCTCCGGATGGAACGATCGTGGACGAACTGATCTACAACGGGCCACCCCGCTGAGGGCTGGAGGCGGAGTCTTGCTCCTCTTCCTTACCCCAGCCCAGGATCATCCCCGTGACGGGAATGGCCAGGAACACTCCCAGCAGGCCCGCCAGCCGCTCTCCAACGAACAGGGCAAAGAACAGCACCACCGGGCGGATCTGCAGGGCCCGGCCCATCACCCGTGGGTGGATCAGATTGTCCTGGATCTGCTGCAGCACCACCGAAGCGATCACCACCTGCAGGGCCAGCCACTGGCCCTGGGTGAGGAACACCACGCTGCTGGCCGCGATCACGCCCAGGGTGGCGCCGATGCCGGGGATGGCATCCAGCACTCCCACCACGATCGCCAGGATCAGGGCAAACTTCACCCCCATCAGGGCGAACACCAGAAAGCTGGCCAGGCTCAGAAACAGCATCAGGGTGATCTGGCCGCGCAGGAACCCCAGCACATTCTTCTGCACGCTGCGGTCGAAACGCCCGCGCACCACCTCAGGCAACAGCTGCAGCACCTGACTCCAGGTGGCGCCGTTGTCCACCAGCATGTAGATCACAATCACCAGCAGAATCACGCCGGCGAACAGGTTCGAGAAGGCCCCGCCGATCATTCCCAGGCCGCTGCCGAGGCTGTCGCGCAGCAGGTCCAGCACCTGGGCGAGCTGGATCGTCCTGAAGTAGTCGTGGAAGGGCAGATCGGGGCGCTGCAGCCCCAGCACCAGGTCGTTGAGCAGGCTGCTGCCCTGGTTCACCAGCTGGAAGCCGAGCACGGCCACCAACAGGCTGCCGCTGCCGAAGGCGGCCAGGCCGGTGATCAGGATCGCCAGGCCCCGGCTGCACCCCAGGCCCACCAGCCGCCGCACCGGATACTCCAGCAGCACAGCCAGCACCGCGGCGGCGATGAACAGGGTGAGCACCGGCCGAAAGAACGCCACCAGCTGCACCAGCGCCCAGCCGCAGGCGAGCAGCAGCAGGAACCGCAGCAGCGCCGATTGGTTCAACCCCTGCCAGGGCGGCTCCTTGGGCTGGCTCATCGGGGTGTTGGTGCATGGGGTAGTGGACCCCACCATGCACCCGAAGCTGCTGGCCCCGGCCACCGGTCCTTACTGCCGTAACTCAGGGAAGGTGCTGCGGAACGTCTCCAGCTTCGGGATGTCGTGCACCAGCACATAGGGGTGGCGTGGATTCCGCCGCACGAAGTCCTGGTGGTAGTCCTCGGCGGGGTAGAAGCGGGCGCTGCTCTCCAGTTGGGTGGCAATCGGCTTCGCGAAGCTGCCGGCTTCATTGAGCTGGGCGATGTACTGCCGCGCCACGTTCTGCAGGAGAGGATCGTCGCTGAAGATCGCCGATCGGTACTGCTCGCCCACATCGGGCCCCTGGCGGTTCACCTCGGTGGGGTCGTGGGCCACGGCGAAGAACACCTTCAGCAGTTCCCCGTAGCTCACCTGGCCCGGGTCGTAGGTGATGCGGATGCCCTCCGCGTGGCCGGTGGTGCCCCGGCTCACCTCGGCGTAGCGGGCCGTGGCGCCGGAGCCGCCGGCATAGCCGGTCTCGACGCTGCGGACCCCCCGCACCTCTTCAAAGATCGCCTCCATGCCCCAGAAACAGCCACCCGCCAGCACGGCTGTCTGGTCGGGGCCGGGGCGACGGCCCGGATCCAGGGCCGGATCGGGCAGGGCGGCGGCGCTGGCGGCACCGGGGCGCAGGGGCAGCTGGCCTGGCATCAGCAGCGGCAGCACCAGGAGCCCAGCCAGGCCGGCGCCGAGTGAGGCCAGAAGTGGCCATCCCATCTTGAGCCGGGGCATGGTGATCCCTGAATCCTGTCTCTGGTCTACAGCCGGAATCGCGTGGCGGATTGGCGGCAGGCAGCGGCTGTCTCAGCCCAGCTCCAGGCAGGCCAGGCCGTAGACGTCGCCCAGTCCCACCCGCGGTGGCTCCCCCCGGTACATGCGCAGCACGGTGCTCAGGGGTTGGAAGCCGAGCCGCCGCATCAGCGGATCCCCGTGGGGATTGGCGCCCGGCACATCGATCAGCACCACGCCGGGGTGGCGGGCCAGCATGCCGAGCAGCAGGCGTTCGGCCAGCGCCGGGCTGTCGGCCAGCAGGGGGCCGATGCGCCAGCCCGTTCCCCGC is a genomic window of Cyanobium sp. NS01 containing:
- a CDS encoding glycosyltransferase, whose amino-acid sequence is MSVLIPARNEESTLPHLLSGLARQSLMPLEVIVVDDHSTDRTTAIAAQPWSGLAVTVCSAPHLPQGWCGKTWALHNGVLASRGELLVFLDADTEPTPDFLHCLVAAHQKLGGLVTVQPYHRTEKPYEQLSLLFNLVGLMAVPLGANCGVAFGPAMVSRRTDYDRSGGHEAVAGKVVEDWYLAHAYERAELPVSAFLGDGQIAYRMYPGGLRDMVVGFNKNFATAAGEVRWSWMLAVVLWLSGLFWAAWCLPASLLGWPLVGDHSILSNVLVYGAYVIQLLVISRPIGRFTWINLLFPIPVLFFLGVFLQAIFKLESGEVLWKGRLFSTR
- a CDS encoding triacylglycerol lipase — protein: MFNRLQRALGGQRQSVLIPALPLRLGLTPIEEAADLLGAHIRENLGLHDSIDLLGFSIGGVIARTWIQLQGGHERTRRFISVGSPQQGTLTAQPWPGRIFKGLADLKWGSGLLKTLNGNLDTLQRVDCHSFYSAIDLAVLPGWRAVLPIGTRTQLPVATHPQLLRDQAAIRPLSEALIRL
- a CDS encoding cryptochrome/photolyase family protein; amino-acid sequence: MGLTLILGDQLHREWFSAPSLLLGAASRVLMIEDLAVASAYRYHQLRLLHTFVAMRSFRDALIGQGVAVRYFELPASAGCSFWERLAAELGEEQELRVAEIADWGFEQRLQGFCRQHEVRLTLLPSPAFLESVAESRGWFEGRRRPFMKTFYERQRRRLGLLLEADGTPSGGRWSFDSENRRRLPKNYQEPPLPTVAASPHEAAVRQLIATHFATHPGELGELWIPFDHDGAEAWLQRFLQERLDAFGPYEDALSQSRGTLHHSLLSPLLNIGLLSPAGVIQAALAHAHRRDAAGAPVPIASLEGFLRQVIGWREFVRGIDRVHGERQAASNFWNHQRRLAPCWSDGSTGLPPLDAAIGRLNRTGYNHHIERLMVISNLMLLCEIQPLEVHRWFMERYLDSYEWVMGPNVYGMGLMSDGGLFATKPYICGSNYILKMSDVKRGPWCDIWDGLYWRFIERHRAFFQANPRLSMMVRLLDRMDRQRRDGLAAAAEAFLRRATVAPPSADPALSRLPPEMPFS
- a CDS encoding AI-2E family transporter, giving the protein MSQPKEPPWQGLNQSALLRFLLLLACGWALVQLVAFFRPVLTLFIAAAVLAVLLEYPVRRLVGLGCSRGLAILITGLAAFGSGSLLVAVLGFQLVNQGSSLLNDLVLGLQRPDLPFHDYFRTIQLAQVLDLLRDSLGSGLGMIGGAFSNLFAGVILLVIVIYMLVDNGATWSQVLQLLPEVVRGRFDRSVQKNVLGFLRGQITLMLFLSLASFLVFALMGVKFALILAIVVGVLDAIPGIGATLGVIAASSVVFLTQGQWLALQVVIASVVLQQIQDNLIHPRVMGRALQIRPVVLFFALFVGERLAGLLGVFLAIPVTGMILGWGKEEEQDSASSPQRGGPL
- the msrA gene encoding peptide-methionine (S)-S-oxide reductase MsrA, with translation MPGQLPLRPGAASAAALPDPALDPGRRPGPDQTAVLAGGCFWGMEAIFEEVRGVRSVETGYAGGSGATARYAEVSRGTTGHAEGIRITYDPGQVSYGELLKVFFAVAHDPTEVNRQGPDVGEQYRSAIFSDDPLLQNVARQYIAQLNEAGSFAKPIATQLESSARFYPAEDYHQDFVRRNPRHPYVLVHDIPKLETFRSTFPELRQ